The Archocentrus centrarchus isolate MPI-CPG fArcCen1 chromosome 12, fArcCen1, whole genome shotgun sequence nucleotide sequence TGTACGGGTGAAGGAGATTGAAATTTATTAGCCTACAGTTTGCTTGAGTGAAGAACATTTGGGAAGGATTCATGTCATACCACACCTTTGGCAAACGAGAGAAAGCAGCTAttaactaagaaaaaaaaaataattgccaAGTGAGTGGCCCAGTCCACAGCGTTTTatgtacagtaaataaaataggtataaaatgacttaatgtgtACATTTGGCCAGGTTGTCGCTGTTACAGGTCACATCCTTTCAGCAAAAGTGCATATTTGGTCTTCACTTCTTGACTTCACCCAGATCATCGATGCTGTCATCATCCACCtacaacacacagagacacagagactgaAGTGTGTGTCGTGTTTAAGATTACAGAGGACACTTAAAAGGAGCTCAGAAAATCTGCTATTAAccacacccacagacacacccGCGACTGTCCTGCACAATTACTTTGGGCTATTATTGTACTCATAGCATGTTGATGCGATTGATCATATTTTTTGTAATGGATAAATTCATTTGTTTTAGGGACTCGCCAGGAGTTTTCTTGTCTAAGGCTTCTTGAGGGACATACCAAAGTTCTTCTTTtaatctgttctctgtcaaaatgatccccACACCGCTTCAATAATTTTGCAGTCTAGACTCTGGGCCACTTACCTCAGGCCACTTCTCCTGAATGACGTCAATTATGTCATCTGTAAAATCTCCCTGAATGATTATTTCATCCTCTGCTGTAACCGAGGCACCACAAGAAAATTTCTGGGCAAAGAATCGCTGAGCCTCTTTAAGGTCAATGTCTGTAAGAGTCAAACACAACATTCACGATGAGAATAAAGCACAAAGAGAGTAGGATTTTGGCAGCCTCGATGATAACGAAAGAACAAAAGCTCTCACCAAATGTTGCCAGGCCACACACCCGTGTGACATATTTCTTCTTGGCTCTCGGGATTTTTGCTATTGTGACTTTCTGAGGCACagtcttctttttctgtttgatCTGGCCTCTCCCACCTTAAAAGGTAAAATTGAAATAAACCCCATTTAACCTCCTGCAGTGACACAACAACACTAAATACAGTCAACATAAAGCAACTTATAAGGTCTCATCCTTATCCTGTTACTGTATAATATGTAGCAAACACGATAAGCAATAGATTCTTCATCATTTTGTCACCGTACctctcttctgcttcttcttctcctcctcctcgcctGCAGGGGGCGCATCTCCAGTGCCAGGTTCCTGTTTAGGTGCATTTGCTGCAGGACCAGTGGGACCATAGGTAAAATGGAAAGATATTAAAACCAGTCTGGCAACAACATGTTTAGCTTTAAAGGGATTACTTATAAATGTAGTTTGTTAATTGAAAGGCTGGCATCATTACAGACCTTTACAGCAAATCTTCTCAATTTTTAGACCTTCAGATGtgttttaaatcattaaaaagcCATTTCTGTTCACACTGCGATGAACCTTGCACACACAGGACCTCTACGACAAACTATTTTCAAAGTACACATAACAAGCAAAAGCAGATCATGTAGCAaagagctgttatttttttaaaaatatatcttttaaaTGGGCATTTCCGcgtaattaaaagaaaatctctCAAGGCTTTAAGCTGTTCAGTGTGAGATTCTTCTTCAGACCCTTTTAACCTGTCAAATTAACTTCATTTGAACTCCTTACCCCACTGTGTAACAACACATCTTCAAGGTCCGATTatgctaattaaaaataatatagtCTTACTGTATGTGTTTAATTCCTTTTGTCAGATCAGAAATTTCCCAGGTGAACATTATAAATTCTGACCTTGAAGCAGTCCCACAGTTCATCACATCACAAATTTTACCAATCGTAATATCAGCACGAGGTAAATGAACGACATCAGAGGCTGTTACACAATATTTTACACCAGTTTAGTCACAACAGCAAGTACCAATACACAGACAGCGCGTGGTATTTACAATGACAGAACAGCCTGACCGCCCTCAGAACGTGCTCAGAGAACAGGGTGCATGAAGCCGCCTCTGGCTggaactcttattttgaaaacagtTCCCTTATACGGTAGTTTTTTCAGAGTGGTCATCTGAGCTTATTCGAATGAAGCACATAGAAtatacaagtaaaaaaaaaacaaaacatacaacTTTATAATCTTAAACGCCACTCACCTACAGTCATCCTGGCAAACACATCTGGAAAGTTCTTCTCAAGCCACTGCCGACATTTAGCTGGCTCAGGCATGTACTCACAGTACTGCAGACACAACAGTGCAGTTACTCAcattacagcagaaaaaaatacccCCCAACTGAATATTTATAGGAAAGTGGGTCACACAGCTGAACATGCAAAATGATAGTCAAACTCACCTCTGTAGGCAGAGAGCAcactgcagaagaaaaaaaaaacaattacaaaCTATGTTACATTTTGAAAAGGGGCCACCAGAAATCATTTTAAGATGAAGTGAGCGGTTATATACTGCACCTCCACAATAAAGAACTTTCAGTGGGTATTTTGAATCGGGGTCAGCTGTCCCTTGCTCTGATCTGCTTTCCGAAGACCCAGATTCCATCTCAGTAGTAGCCATCACAAATTATCTACAAAAACAGACAATTCATAGAATTTAATCTCACATAGGTGACACATTAGACAGGCTTCTATAAAATATCAGCAGCTCTGAATTACGCTTTAGGatcaaatcaaacacaaagtCACAAATACCAcagaaaatgtactttttttaaaaaaaaaatggtatatgaggaaaatatttttgttctttaaacTAACAgaacatggcaaaaaaaaaaaagcccattcTGACTCACCACATCATAACAGTCCCAAAGATATCCAGTTTATTAACATGTCACAaagtaaatgtacatatttAGAAAATGCTGGTATTTAACACACATACAGACGCTCTGACAGGTTGCCAGGTATATAAAAGATGCCCAAAAATATTCAGCAActtattcttttatttaatctgggtcagagaaCACTCatttctcttattttgaaagtccaGTCAATGCTTAGaccatataaaagatggatgttgcCACAGTGACGTCACCCATTAGCTTCTGTCCCATTTTGAAGCCCCGAGGTGGCCGCTTCCACCGTTGCCatcttggtttaaaaaaaaaaatacaaaaaaaaaaaaacccgcagTGGCAAGGAAGGGCTAACAGATATCAACCACAAGTTACCCAATAAGCAAACCACAGCTAATCCTCCACTTTGAAacgttgaatttttttttaattcaatatgatccaaaatgagtgactgaggtcataaactcagcaggaaaatCTTCACAGAAgccattttcccatagacttcagCAGGACCTAAGTCTCTTTGCAACAACAGCTATCTGCTGGTCATCAGGTAGAAAACAGGTTTCAGGCACCACATTCTGCCTCACCTCTGACCCAaaagctacatccatgttttataggTAGGAGGTAGGAATCACTAGACACCCCACAGTATgatcagggttctagccagcggttgattgcCCGGCGCTGTGCGGGGCTGAGAATTTCATCGGTTTGCTATCGGAACTGATCGCCATCGCCACAATTAGCCAGCAGGCAGGGTACTAGCACTAGCAAGCGGGCATCTGATATCCAAAGGACCCCCCCTCCGATCCTCTGATAACCTTGGGGCTGTTAATTTCACCGGTTCACCACCATAATTAGCAAGCAGGTTATAGAACTAGCAAGTTTTCCTGCATGTTATCAGCTACCCGTGATGTCATCACTGGTAGCCAATAAGAGCTCAGTTTCATTTTGCTCTACCTC carries:
- the denr gene encoding density-regulated protein isoform X1; translation: MATTEMESGSSESRSEQGTADPDSKYPLKVLYCGVCSLPTEYCEYMPEPAKCRQWLEKNFPDVFARMTVGPAANAPKQEPGTGDAPPAGEEEEKKKQKRGGRGQIKQKKKTVPQKVTIAKIPRAKKKYVTRVCGLATFDIDLKEAQRFFAQKFSCGASVTAEDEIIIQGDFTDDIIDVIQEKWPEVDDDSIDDLGEVKK
- the denr gene encoding density-regulated protein isoform X2, whose translation is MATTEMESGSSESRSEQGTADPDSKYPLKVLYCGVCSLPTEYCEYMPEPAKCRQWLEKNFPDVFARMTVANAPKQEPGTGDAPPAGEEEEKKKQKRGGRGQIKQKKKTVPQKVTIAKIPRAKKKYVTRVCGLATFDIDLKEAQRFFAQKFSCGASVTAEDEIIIQGDFTDDIIDVIQEKWPEVDDDSIDDLGEVKK